One window from the genome of Myxococcales bacterium encodes:
- a CDS encoding peptidylprolyl isomerase, which yields MTPTSMYRLASLAGLAGFALACAVVGSSCKDDAPGPVTATKAINTAPAGDDEVLATVGSEVITVGELNEQLAAQSPYIRTRYTSAEQKREFLEAMVRFEILAQEAVRRGLDKDPQVVLATKKALAELLVRSKFDDVVLPETITDDEIATYYQAHLEAFITVPEVRASALVLATKAQGDAATTLAREPAQATNEAFAKLVDEMSLHAESKQRRGDLRYFTQANTDLPAAVVAAAFALPAVGSISDPIKTGDAEYWILRLTDRRPARQKELTEVKQEVRYRVYDEKRLAARQELVEGLRAGAKIEIDQAALGKVVLSPPSTATPVTGKLPATPPLATP from the coding sequence GTGACCCCAACGAGCATGTACCGCCTTGCCAGCTTGGCCGGCCTAGCTGGATTTGCCTTGGCCTGCGCGGTCGTCGGCAGCAGCTGCAAAGACGACGCCCCAGGGCCCGTCACCGCCACCAAGGCCATCAATACCGCGCCCGCCGGGGACGACGAGGTGCTGGCGACCGTCGGCTCCGAGGTCATCACAGTCGGTGAACTAAACGAACAGCTCGCCGCGCAGTCGCCGTACATTCGCACCCGCTATACCTCGGCCGAGCAAAAGCGAGAATTTCTCGAGGCCATGGTCCGGTTCGAAATCCTCGCGCAAGAGGCGGTGCGCCGTGGCCTCGACAAGGACCCGCAGGTTGTCCTTGCAACGAAGAAGGCGCTGGCCGAGTTGCTCGTGCGCAGCAAGTTTGACGATGTCGTCCTGCCTGAGACGATCACTGATGACGAGATAGCCACCTATTACCAGGCGCACCTCGAGGCGTTTATTACGGTCCCGGAGGTGCGCGCCTCGGCGTTGGTGCTCGCGACCAAGGCGCAAGGCGACGCGGCCACCACGCTGGCACGCGAGCCGGCGCAGGCTACTAATGAAGCCTTCGCCAAGCTCGTCGATGAAATGTCGCTGCACGCGGAAAGCAAGCAACGCCGCGGCGACCTGCGATATTTCACCCAGGCCAACACGGACCTCCCCGCAGCGGTGGTGGCCGCCGCCTTTGCGCTGCCGGCCGTTGGTTCAATCAGCGACCCGATTAAAACCGGTGACGCCGAGTATTGGATCTTGCGCCTGACCGATCGCCGCCCAGCCCGACAAAAGGAGCTGACCGAGGTCAAACAGGAGGTGCGCTACCGCGTCTACGATGAAAAACGGTTGGCCGCGCGGCAGGAGCTCGTGGAAGGTTTGCGTGCTGGCGCCAAAATCGAGATCGACCAGGCCGCGCTAGGCAAGGTCGTGCTCTCGCCGCCATCGACCGCTACGCCCGTGACGGGTAAGCTGCCGGCCACCCCTCCATTGGCCACGCCGTGA
- a CDS encoding peptidylprolyl isomerase has protein sequence MRARVLDDMVNEELILQAADKAELDVDPAEIDAHIADIKTQYELDDAALEDELRKQGQSMAGFRNDTRKQLLRYRAINQQVKPKIDITEADVRARYDQMARRADSVAAVFVAHILVAVAENATVSEREVAKAKAVAIKKRLDAGEPFKTVAAETSDDAATKASGGELGWFERGTLAWDSIVFEMKVGETSDPVAGPQGFHLLRVNDKKTSAAGDYDQVKVSIKNDMWRREVEKKTSEWIEELRRDAYIDIK, from the coding sequence ATGCGCGCGCGGGTGCTCGACGACATGGTCAATGAAGAGCTCATTTTGCAGGCCGCCGATAAGGCCGAACTCGATGTCGACCCCGCCGAAATCGACGCGCACATCGCCGACATCAAAACCCAATACGAGCTCGATGACGCCGCGCTCGAAGACGAGCTGCGCAAGCAAGGCCAGTCCATGGCGGGCTTTCGCAACGACACACGTAAACAGCTGCTGCGCTATCGCGCCATCAACCAACAGGTAAAACCAAAAATTGATATCACGGAGGCGGACGTCCGCGCGCGCTACGACCAGATGGCACGGCGCGCCGATTCAGTGGCCGCCGTATTCGTCGCCCACATTCTGGTCGCGGTCGCCGAAAATGCCACCGTGAGCGAACGCGAGGTTGCCAAGGCCAAGGCCGTTGCGATCAAGAAACGGCTCGACGCGGGTGAGCCCTTCAAAACCGTGGCCGCCGAGACCTCCGACGATGCCGCCACCAAGGCGTCCGGCGGCGAGCTAGGCTGGTTTGAACGCGGCACCCTGGCGTGGGACTCGATCGTCTTTGAGATGAAGGTTGGCGAAACCAGCGACCCAGTCGCGGGCCCGCAAGGATTTCATCTCCTGCGGGTAAACGACAAGAAGACGTCGGCCGCCGGCGACTATGACCAAGTCAAGGTCTCGATCAAGAATGACATGTGGCGGCGCGAGGTAGAAAAGAAGACCAGCGAATGGATTGAAGAGCTGCGTCGCGACGCCTACATCGACATAAAGTAG
- a CDS encoding beta-propeller domain-containing protein — protein sequence MMKSRRSLIAPLVASAASLLWGCADDRPSTSPRRTALVQYQSCSELEADLKSQLIAHADALLDSTYGNNWFPQPEADPSSPPSGGNDASGDARVEGSDYSGTNNQEDGVDEGDFVKTDGYHIYTLVTDAHAPGLRIMGVPQFGELVDEATLPIEGYPSQLLINGDTAAVFSSVYTYDLEAGNPLRDLAGTTDDDGNWAPTYYALTKVTIVDVSNRNAPVVTDEFYLDGDLQMSRRIDDAVRLATFSTLNAYPIWNLWNYYYENGEDIAATRAAVHAAIIAMPLASLVPSRYTKDGETYARAPITESVCRQFSSPTNSAGYGVSSIYSFELTSPEAIDQDHIVSNYGTFYASKDTLVLADFAFDWWYFYENGEQQDTLNIHAFDISTPGHTNYLGSGRVDGYLINQFSLDEHEGKIRVATSTGVFGRWWQQEPTTPESHITVLALQDNELVTVGHLGGIAPGEQIFSARFLDERAYLVTFEQTDPLFTIDMSNPFLPTIAGELEIPGVSTYLHPISDDALLSIGVGGDEAGADWWNTTVSLFNVSDFSNPVRTDLQSLALDPSWYGYSEAQWDHKAFQYFAPKKLLSVPLEGAKYSEGPDNDNDGYADYYTYEYISELVLLNVDEQAGLSIKGTIDHSPYYATSPCYWSPGVRRTIFMGDYIYGISGRVITVSRTSDLQLMTSQELAPQPQYDESGYCYGGGGMGGDDGGGGGDEPLPL from the coding sequence ATGATGAAATCACGACGTTCACTGATCGCGCCCTTGGTCGCGTCGGCCGCCTCCCTGCTTTGGGGCTGCGCTGACGACAGGCCGTCCACCTCGCCTCGGCGCACCGCCTTGGTGCAGTACCAATCGTGCAGCGAGCTCGAGGCCGACCTCAAGTCGCAGCTCATCGCCCACGCCGATGCGCTGCTCGACAGCACCTATGGCAACAATTGGTTTCCCCAGCCCGAGGCCGACCCGTCGTCGCCCCCGAGCGGCGGCAATGATGCCAGCGGCGACGCCCGCGTCGAGGGCAGTGACTATTCAGGCACCAACAACCAAGAAGACGGCGTCGATGAAGGTGACTTCGTCAAAACCGACGGCTACCACATTTACACGCTGGTGACCGATGCGCACGCGCCCGGCCTGCGCATCATGGGCGTGCCGCAGTTCGGCGAGCTCGTCGACGAGGCGACGCTGCCAATCGAAGGCTACCCGAGCCAGCTCCTTATCAACGGCGACACGGCCGCCGTGTTCTCGAGCGTCTACACCTACGACCTCGAGGCGGGCAACCCGCTGCGCGATCTCGCCGGCACCACCGACGACGACGGCAATTGGGCGCCAACGTACTACGCGCTGACCAAGGTCACGATCGTTGATGTGAGCAATCGCAACGCCCCCGTAGTCACCGACGAGTTCTATCTCGATGGCGACCTGCAAATGTCGCGTCGTATTGATGACGCCGTACGCCTGGCCACGTTCTCGACGCTTAATGCCTACCCGATTTGGAACTTGTGGAACTATTATTATGAAAATGGCGAGGACATCGCGGCCACTCGCGCCGCGGTCCACGCCGCGATCATCGCCATGCCGCTCGCGAGCCTGGTTCCAAGCCGCTACACCAAAGACGGCGAGACCTACGCACGCGCGCCGATCACCGAGTCGGTGTGTCGCCAATTTTCCAGCCCCACCAACAGCGCGGGCTACGGCGTTTCGAGCATCTACTCGTTCGAGTTGACGAGCCCTGAGGCCATCGACCAAGATCACATCGTCTCCAACTACGGCACCTTCTACGCGTCCAAAGACACCTTGGTGCTCGCCGACTTTGCGTTCGACTGGTGGTATTTCTACGAAAATGGCGAGCAGCAAGACACGCTCAACATCCACGCGTTCGACATTTCCACGCCCGGCCATACCAATTACCTCGGCTCGGGTCGCGTCGATGGCTACTTGATCAACCAATTTTCGCTTGACGAACACGAGGGCAAGATTCGCGTCGCGACGTCGACCGGCGTCTTTGGCCGATGGTGGCAGCAAGAACCCACGACGCCGGAGTCGCACATCACGGTGCTCGCGCTGCAAGATAACGAGCTCGTAACCGTTGGCCATCTCGGCGGCATCGCCCCGGGTGAGCAGATCTTCTCCGCGCGGTTTCTCGACGAAAGGGCCTACCTCGTGACGTTTGAGCAAACCGACCCGCTGTTTACGATCGACATGTCCAACCCGTTCCTGCCGACCATCGCGGGCGAGCTCGAAATCCCTGGCGTCTCCACCTACCTACACCCAATCTCGGACGACGCGCTGCTGTCGATTGGCGTCGGCGGCGATGAGGCGGGCGCCGATTGGTGGAATACCACCGTGTCGCTGTTTAACGTCAGCGACTTCAGCAACCCGGTTCGCACCGATCTACAAAGCCTTGCGCTCGACCCTTCCTGGTACGGCTACAGCGAGGCGCAATGGGACCATAAGGCGTTCCAATATTTTGCGCCCAAGAAATTGCTTTCCGTGCCGCTCGAGGGCGCCAAATATAGCGAAGGCCCCGACAACGACAATGACGGCTATGCCGACTACTACACCTATGAATACATAAGCGAACTTGTCTTGCTCAATGTCGACGAGCAGGCTGGCCTGTCGATCAAGGGCACGATCGACCACTCGCCTTACTACGCGACGTCGCCGTGCTATTGGTCGCCTGGCGTCCGCCGCACGATCTTTATGGGCGATTATATCTACGGCATTTCTGGTCGCGTCATTACCGTGAGCCGCACCAGTGACCTGCAGCTGATGACGTCGCAAGAGCTAGCACCGCAGCCCCAGTACGATGAATCGGGCTACTGCTATGGCGGCGGCGGCATGGGCGGCGATGATGGCGGTGGTGGCGGTGACGAGCCGCTTCCACTCTAG
- a CDS encoding transcription-repair coupling factor translates to MTTPRPTRWQWPPVPSVITGAIASYVPFICAQLASAAETPIVIVCATRDEALRLAAHIEWWQGVAKAASAPGAVIALCAPSGSPYLEMAPHPGDDAAFMAALAAAGKAVAGDIVVLDTTTLVHKTLTPAALAAQCATLAVGETLSRDQLIARLASGGYQRAAVVDDVGTFAVRGGIVDIFAPTSTRPLRVEFFGDEVESLRTFDPLTQRTVATLTQATLSPAREAIVTDADGVKARLYELADAMVFPSRKTRELVRLIEEDPGFVGNHALLPAYHASLTEVASHLPPRARLAIVDEQACAAAIERRLANLHAEHQERVASGHLAFPPLAHVADEAWWQAWRARAGVAIEPFMLVGDKRPVLAAAVDDLSAFRRAMIGARTQGSLAATWQAQAQTWRTLGAEVMLVGESTSRLERLRGLVADATAGSAPTGIAAAHVGPIEEGFSSPRDGLVVVTAQDALGDKRPTRARRDGGAAARALRGRIDSFLGLAAGSYLVHRVHGVGRYQGLVNLPLGDGAPPTDFLHLVYANGSVYLPVYRISEVERYVGADASPPKLDKLGGETWAKSRHKASLQVRALAEELLQLYAQRAALAGHAFGPADDLFRSFEDAFPYQPTPDQQTAIDAVLADMERPRPMDRLIYGDVGYGKTEVALRAICRAATDGKQVALLAPTTVLVEQHMRTITERFAAVPVTIAKLSRFQSKRQQDEVVAGIATGAIDIVVGTHRMLSADVRFPRLGLVVIDEEQRFGVEHKEKLKRLRTYVDVLTLTATPIPRTLHVALAGLRDMSIIATPPETRQAIRTYIAQPDPALIRDAIRRELARGGQVFWVAPHIDARSSAGASAAAKPSPKGAPTLAGEPFDRGIEAWQAYLQVLVPEARIAVAHGQLTSEALERTMVGFIQGEFDILCATSIIESGIDIPRANTMFVARADRFGLAQLYQLRGRIGRSDQKAQCYLLVPPTGQLTEQARKRLETLERHSDLGAGFHIAAADLEQRGGGELFGPKQSGAIAAVGFDAYVRLLEEAVAELRGEPLASALDPDVTTDIPCFLPDDYLPDVGQRLDLYRRLATAASGAEVQELLDETVDRFGVLPAPAVALGQLMQARALARDRRIGLVDVSAKRLAIAYAAASSPHDSPPPTPPPPWKRTADGRFTLPLSGDDPLGQARQALLELPA, encoded by the coding sequence ATGACAACGCCTCGCCCTACGAGATGGCAGTGGCCGCCGGTGCCTAGCGTCATCACCGGGGCCATCGCCTCGTACGTGCCGTTCATTTGCGCCCAGCTCGCGAGCGCGGCCGAGACACCGATCGTCATCGTGTGCGCGACGCGTGATGAGGCGCTGCGCTTGGCGGCGCATATTGAGTGGTGGCAGGGCGTCGCAAAGGCGGCGTCGGCACCCGGCGCGGTGATTGCGCTATGTGCCCCCAGCGGCTCGCCCTACCTGGAGATGGCACCCCATCCCGGTGATGATGCGGCCTTCATGGCCGCCCTAGCAGCCGCTGGCAAAGCGGTGGCTGGCGACATTGTCGTGCTCGATACGACGACGCTGGTGCACAAGACGCTTACCCCGGCCGCGCTGGCCGCGCAATGCGCCACGCTGGCGGTTGGCGAGACGCTTAGCCGCGATCAATTAATTGCGCGACTCGCGAGCGGCGGCTACCAGCGCGCCGCCGTCGTTGACGATGTCGGCACGTTTGCCGTGCGCGGCGGCATCGTCGATATCTTTGCGCCAACCTCTACGCGGCCGCTGCGGGTTGAGTTTTTCGGCGACGAGGTCGAGTCGCTGCGCACCTTTGATCCGCTCACGCAACGCACCGTTGCGACGCTAACCCAGGCCACGCTAAGCCCGGCGCGCGAGGCGATCGTTACCGACGCGGACGGCGTGAAGGCGCGCCTCTATGAATTGGCGGATGCGATGGTGTTTCCATCCCGCAAGACGCGCGAGCTCGTGAGGCTCATCGAGGAAGATCCAGGGTTCGTTGGCAACCACGCCCTGCTGCCCGCGTACCACGCCAGCCTCACCGAGGTCGCCTCACATCTGCCCCCGCGCGCGCGCTTGGCCATCGTCGACGAACAGGCCTGCGCCGCGGCCATTGAGCGCAGGCTAGCGAACCTGCATGCAGAGCACCAGGAGCGTGTCGCCTCCGGGCATCTGGCCTTTCCACCGCTCGCGCACGTCGCCGACGAGGCGTGGTGGCAGGCGTGGCGCGCTCGCGCGGGCGTGGCGATCGAACCCTTTATGCTGGTGGGCGACAAACGTCCGGTGCTGGCGGCCGCGGTCGACGACCTATCGGCGTTTCGCCGCGCGATGATTGGCGCGCGCACGCAGGGGTCGCTGGCGGCAACGTGGCAGGCGCAGGCGCAAACGTGGCGGACGTTGGGCGCGGAGGTCATGCTGGTCGGCGAAAGCACCAGTCGGCTCGAGCGCTTGCGTGGGCTGGTGGCCGACGCGACGGCCGGTTCGGCACCCACGGGCATCGCCGCGGCGCACGTTGGCCCGATCGAAGAGGGGTTTAGCTCGCCGCGCGATGGCCTCGTCGTCGTCACCGCGCAAGATGCGCTGGGCGACAAGCGACCGACGCGCGCGCGGCGCGACGGAGGGGCGGCGGCGCGCGCCTTGCGCGGTCGCATCGATTCCTTTCTTGGGCTGGCCGCCGGCAGCTACCTCGTGCACCGCGTGCACGGCGTGGGGCGTTACCAGGGCCTGGTCAACTTGCCGCTGGGTGATGGCGCGCCACCGACCGATTTTCTCCACCTCGTCTATGCCAACGGCAGCGTCTACCTGCCCGTGTATCGCATTTCTGAGGTCGAACGCTACGTCGGCGCCGACGCCTCACCGCCCAAGCTCGACAAACTCGGCGGCGAAACTTGGGCCAAGTCGAGGCACAAGGCGTCGCTGCAAGTTCGCGCACTGGCCGAAGAGCTGCTGCAGCTTTACGCGCAGCGGGCGGCGCTGGCGGGGCATGCGTTTGGCCCTGCGGACGATCTATTTCGCAGCTTTGAGGACGCCTTCCCGTATCAACCAACGCCCGATCAACAGACCGCCATCGACGCCGTCTTGGCCGACATGGAGCGGCCACGGCCGATGGACCGCTTGATCTACGGCGACGTCGGCTACGGCAAAACGGAGGTCGCGCTGCGCGCCATTTGCCGCGCCGCGACCGATGGCAAACAAGTCGCCCTGCTCGCGCCAACCACGGTCCTGGTCGAGCAACACATGCGCACGATCACCGAGCGCTTCGCAGCCGTGCCGGTCACCATCGCGAAGCTGTCGCGGTTTCAGTCCAAGCGCCAACAAGATGAGGTCGTCGCCGGCATCGCCACCGGCGCCATCGACATCGTCGTCGGCACGCATCGCATGTTGTCGGCCGACGTGCGATTTCCGCGCCTCGGCCTGGTCGTCATCGACGAGGAACAGCGCTTTGGCGTCGAGCACAAGGAAAAGCTCAAGCGCTTGCGCACCTATGTCGACGTGTTGACCCTAACGGCGACGCCCATCCCGCGCACCTTGCACGTCGCCTTGGCCGGTTTGCGCGATATGTCGATCATCGCGACGCCGCCGGAGACGCGGCAGGCCATTCGCACCTATATCGCACAGCCCGACCCGGCGCTCATTCGCGATGCCATTCGCCGCGAGCTGGCGCGAGGTGGCCAAGTGTTTTGGGTGGCGCCCCACATCGATGCAAGGAGCAGCGCTGGCGCGAGTGCGGCCGCGAAGCCGAGCCCCAAAGGCGCGCCAACCCTCGCCGGCGAACCCTTCGATCGCGGCATCGAGGCGTGGCAAGCCTACCTCCAGGTGCTGGTGCCCGAGGCGCGCATCGCGGTGGCGCACGGCCAACTCACCAGCGAAGCGCTCGAGCGCACCATGGTCGGCTTTATCCAGGGTGAGTTCGATATCTTGTGCGCGACGTCGATCATCGAATCGGGCATCGACATTCCGCGTGCCAACACCATGTTTGTCGCGCGCGCCGACCGCTTTGGGCTAGCGCAGCTCTACCAGCTGCGTGGGCGCATTGGCCGATCTGATCAAAAAGCCCAATGCTACCTGCTGGTGCCGCCCACCGGCCAACTAACCGAACAGGCTCGCAAGCGCCTCGAAACGCTCGAACGACACTCCGATCTGGGCGCGGGCTTTCACATTGCGGCGGCGGATCTCGAGCAGCGCGGTGGCGGCGAGCTGTTTGGCCCCAAGCAATCGGGTGCGATCGCCGCGGTTGGCTTTGATGCGTACGTCCGGCTGCTCGAGGAAGCGGTCGCCGAGCTGCGCGGCGAGCCCTTGGCCTCGGCGCTCGATCCAGACGTTACCACCGACATTCCCTGTTTTTTGCCGGATGACTATCTGCCCGATGTCGGCCAACGCCTAGACCTCTATCGTAGGCTTGCCACGGCGGCCAGTGGGGCCGAAGTGCAAGAGTTGCTCGACGAAACCGTCGATCGCTTCGGCGTCTTGCCTGCGCCGGCGGTAGCGCTCGGCCAGCTCATGCAAGCGCGCGCGCTCGCACGAGACCGGCGCATAGGCCTTGTCGATGTTTCGGCAAAGCGCCTGGCGATTGCCTATGCGGCAGCGAGCAGCCCGCACGATTCCCCTCCGCCCACCCCGCCGCCGCCGTGGAAACGGACGGCCGATGGCCGCTTCACCCTGCCATTATCGGGCGACGATCCGCTTGGGCAGGCGCGGCAAGCCTTGCTAGAATTGCCGGCGTGA
- a CDS encoding AAA family ATPase, translated as MASFLAEAVTSRAILLCVGPGGVGKTTSSAALGLAAARAGRRVLVVTIDPAKRLADSLGLEALGHEPRLVDPALIAPAPGGELWAMMLDQKKRLTTSCGALPRIPRP; from the coding sequence GTGGCGTCTTTTCTTGCCGAGGCGGTGACATCACGCGCGATCTTGCTGTGCGTTGGCCCGGGCGGCGTTGGCAAGACCACGTCCTCGGCGGCGCTCGGCCTCGCTGCGGCGCGCGCTGGCCGCCGCGTCTTGGTCGTCACGATTGATCCCGCCAAACGCCTAGCCGATTCGCTTGGGCTCGAGGCGCTCGGTCACGAGCCCCGGCTGGTCGATCCCGCGCTCATCGCGCCGGCGCCCGGTGGTGAATTGTGGGCGATGATGCTCGACCAGAAAAAGCGTTTGACGACGTCGTGCGGCGCTTTGCCAAGAATCCCGAGGCCGTGA
- a CDS encoding PilZ domain-containing protein, translating to MSHQPRSHQRFSLELAATATIDGAAIAGRLQNLSVGGALLVWTAPPSNRLGMGLRFELTFLVPAPEPIGIATTVTVRWTAENGVGVQFDGLRAKEAFALGKYLALLPPDAATT from the coding sequence GTGTCACATCAGCCGCGTTCCCATCAGCGCTTTAGCTTAGAGCTCGCGGCGACCGCGACGATCGACGGCGCGGCCATCGCGGGCCGGCTGCAAAACCTGTCGGTTGGAGGTGCGTTGTTGGTATGGACGGCGCCACCTTCCAATCGACTCGGGATGGGGCTGCGCTTCGAGCTGACTTTTTTGGTGCCGGCTCCCGAACCCATTGGCATCGCGACCACGGTCACCGTGCGTTGGACGGCCGAGAATGGCGTCGGCGTGCAGTTCGACGGCCTGCGCGCAAAGGAGGCCTTTGCGCTGGGCAAGTATCTCGCGCTGCTTCCACCCGACGCGGCAACGACGTAG
- a CDS encoding pyridoxal phosphate-dependent aminotransferase: protein MQPNLKTSSRLDPIKPSITLAVTAKAAKLKAAGVDVISFGAGEPDFDTPEHIKQAARVGLDKGVGKYTDVAGLVALREAVAKELSSVHGVELTAANIEVSTGAKHSLYNVFMALLDPGDEVLIPAPYWVSYPDMVTLAGGVPVIVPSTAADDFVVSAAAIEKAITPRTRMLVINTPNNPSGAVIGAAQMAAIAEVVVRHNLLVVSDDIYRSLVYGDAQYVSIARQSPEAAARTILVDGLSKAYAMTGWRIGYTAAPVSVIAAMNKLQGQSTSNPTHIAQVAAIAALTGPQACVETMRRAFDERRLEMVKLLRAIPEVACREPKGAFYAFPDVSAYLGRKTPEGRVLADDVALCDWLVETGHVAIVPGSGFGAPGHVRLSYACSIEQIRAGIARLASHLATLTKVA, encoded by the coding sequence CCTTGGCCGTCACGGCCAAAGCTGCCAAGCTCAAGGCGGCGGGCGTCGACGTCATTAGCTTTGGCGCCGGCGAGCCAGACTTCGATACGCCCGAGCATATTAAGCAGGCGGCGAGGGTGGGCCTCGACAAGGGTGTGGGCAAGTACACCGATGTCGCGGGGCTGGTGGCGCTGCGCGAAGCCGTCGCCAAGGAGCTTAGTTCGGTGCACGGCGTCGAGCTGACGGCGGCCAATATCGAGGTCTCAACCGGCGCCAAGCACAGCCTCTACAACGTGTTTATGGCGCTGCTCGACCCCGGCGATGAGGTGCTCATCCCCGCGCCGTATTGGGTGTCGTATCCCGACATGGTGACGCTAGCTGGCGGCGTGCCGGTCATCGTGCCATCGACCGCGGCTGACGATTTTGTGGTCAGCGCCGCGGCGATCGAAAAGGCGATCACACCGCGCACGCGCATGCTGGTGATCAATACGCCCAACAATCCAAGCGGCGCGGTGATTGGCGCGGCGCAGATGGCGGCCATTGCCGAGGTGGTGGTGCGGCACAACCTGTTGGTTGTCTCCGACGACATCTATCGCTCGCTCGTCTACGGCGATGCCCAGTATGTGTCGATCGCGCGGCAATCGCCCGAGGCCGCGGCGCGAACGATTTTAGTCGATGGCCTGTCGAAGGCCTATGCGATGACCGGTTGGCGCATAGGCTACACGGCGGCGCCAGTGTCGGTGATTGCGGCGATGAACAAGCTGCAAGGCCAGTCGACGTCGAACCCAACCCATATCGCGCAAGTTGCGGCGATTGCCGCGCTGACGGGGCCGCAGGCCTGCGTGGAGACCATGCGGCGCGCGTTTGACGAGCGGCGCCTTGAAATGGTGAAGCTGCTGCGCGCCATTCCTGAGGTCGCTTGCCGCGAGCCCAAGGGCGCCTTCTATGCGTTTCCTGACGTTTCGGCGTATCTCGGGCGCAAGACGCCAGAGGGGCGCGTGCTCGCCGATGACGTCGCGCTGTGCGATTGGTTGGTTGAGACCGGCCACGTCGCCATCGTTCCGGGCTCGGGGTTTGGCGCGCCGGGCCACGTACGCTTGTCGTATGCGTGTTCGATCGAACAAATTCGCGCCGGCATCGCGCGCCTGGCGTCGCATCTGGCCACGTTGACGAAGGTCGCATGA
- a CDS encoding DUF1844 domain-containing protein, with amino-acid sequence MTAASDMGPVDFSMHIVSLGSSAMVSMGKVPAPAGEEIAKDLHTARFLIDVLAMLQTKTKGNLTENEDALLQRLLHDLRVAFLDAAK; translated from the coding sequence ATGACAGCTGCTTCCGACATGGGTCCCGTCGATTTTTCGATGCACATCGTCTCGCTTGGCTCGTCGGCGATGGTTTCCATGGGCAAGGTCCCAGCGCCCGCGGGCGAGGAAATCGCCAAGGATTTACACACGGCGCGTTTTCTCATCGACGTGCTGGCGATGCTTCAGACCAAGACCAAGGGCAACCTGACCGAAAATGAAGACGCGCTATTGCAGCGGCTGCTCCACGACCTGCGGGTCGCGTTCCTCGACGCTGCCAAGTAG